From the Buchnera aphidicola (Macrosiphum euphorbiae) genome, the window TAATACTTTTTGAATAAAATATTTTATTAATAATATTTAAAAGATTTAATTTTCATGTAAACCACATTCACGTTTCAATCCAAAAAAACGAGTTTCCTCTTCTAACATGCCAGGAACATGTTTTTTAGTGGTATGCGTGTCTCCTACAGATAAATATCCTTTCTTGTATAAAGGATGAATGTCTAAATTATTTTCTTTTAAATAATTTTTTATTTTATTATTAGACCAATCTAATATTGGTAAAATTTTAAACACTCCTTTTTGAATAGAAAGATATGCTAATGAATTTCGACTTTTTGATTGGTCATGACGTAATCCAGAAAACCATGTTTGTACCGATAATTCATTTAAAGCAAAATTCATAGGCTGTACTTTATTAATATTATTATAAAAATTAATTCCTTCTATCCCTTTTTTCCATAATTTTCCATATCGTGCTTCCTGCCATGCAGGAGATATTCTCGATCTAAAAACTTTTAAATTTAAATTAAATTTATTAGTTAATATATCAATAAACTGATATGTTTCAGGAAATAAATAACCTGTATCAATTAAAACAACAGGAATATCAGGTTTTTGTTTGGTTATAAGATTTAATAATACTACTGATTGAATACCAAAACTAGATGACATAATATGTATATGAGGCAAATTTCTTAATGCCCAAGAAATACGCTCTTCTGCAGAATAATTAGATATAAGAATATTAGATTCAGATAGTATCTTATTTTGTTTTTGAGGATTTAATAGATTAATATTTTCAGTTTTAAATATAGACATCATGATCCCTCCATACTAACTCCAAAAATCATAAATAGGATTAATAATTTCCTTAACAAAATTTTTTCTAATAACAAAATCTCCAAAATCTTCCTGTTTTGTTCGTTCATAAGACCAAATTTTAATTAAATCTTTCAAATGAATTAATATCTCTTTTTCTGTAATATTTTCTTTATAAATTTTTGCAATTCGACTTCCTATTCGATTACCTCCTATATACAAATTATATCGACCAATAGATTTGCCAATTAAACCAATTTCAGCCAACAATGATCTTCCACAACCGTTAGGACACCCAGAAACACGTAAAATTATAATTTCTTTTTCTAAACTATATTTTAACATGATTTTTTCTAGCTGAGTAATAAAAAAAGACAGCATGCGTTCTGCTTCAGCCATTGCTAAAGGACAAGTGGGAAATGAAACACATGCCATAGAATTTTGACGTAAATTACTGATTTTACTTATTAATCCATATGATACTGCTATTTTTTCTATTTCACTTTTATGCTTCTCAGACACTTCAGAAACAATTATATTCTGATTAGATGTAATTCTAAAATTACCATCATGAATATTTGCTATTTTTAATAATCCAGATTTAAGTAATTTATTATCATTATCATATATACGTCCATTTTGAATAAATAATGTTAAACTCCAATTATTATTAACATCTTTAATCCAACCAAACCTGTCTCCTCTACTGATAAAATTATAATCGCGAATTGGTTCAAAAATAATATTTGCTCGTTTTTCAATTTCTTTTTTAAAAGAATCTAAACTAAAATTATTTATAGTATATCTAGTTTTAGCATTGGCACGATCAGCACGATTTCCCCAATCTCTTTGAGTTGTTACTATAGCTTCAGCTACAGATAAAGTTTTTTCTACAGAAATATAACCTATTTCTGTTGCAAGAAACGGCCATGTTTTTTGATTACCATGAATAAAAGATAATCCTCCACCAATTAATACATTAAAACCAATAATTTTTTCATTTTTCGCAATAACAACAAAGTTCATATCATTTGCATACAGATCTACATCATTATATGGTGGAATTGCTACAGTTGTTTTAAATTTTCTTGGTAAGTATGTTTGTCCTAATATAGGTTCTTTATCTGTTGTAATGATTTTTTTTTGATCTAACCAAATTTCTGCATATGCTTTAGTATGTGGTAATAAAAAATTTGAAATTTTTTGCGCCCATTCATAAGCTTGTTGATGAATCAAAGATTCCATAGGATTAGATGTGCAAAGCACGTTTCTATTTACATCATTAGCAGTAGCTAATGAATCCAATCCTATATTATGTAACATTTTATGTACATCTTTTAATTTTTTTTTTAAAATACCATGAAATTGAAAAGTTTGACGATTGGTCAATCGAATAGTTCCATATAACGTATATTTACTAGCAAAATGATCAATTTTTAACCATTTTTTAGCTTTTATAACTCCTCCAGGTAATCGACAACGAAGCATCATTGCATGACGTGGTTCTAGTTTCTGTTGATGTCGTTCTACACGCAGATCTCGATCATCTTGCTGATACATACCATGAAATCGAATAAGTGAAAAATTATCTCCACTAAAACCATTAGTGATCTCGTTTTTTAAATCATCAATAATTGTCCCTCGAAGATAATTACTGTTTTTTTTAATACGTTCTGCATCTGTCAGTTTTTTTTCTAGAACTGTTTTATTATAGTTTTTTTTCATTAATACACATCTCTTTTATAACGTTTTTTAAAACGAAGATTATTTAAAAATTCATGAGTATTTTCAAGATTTAAACCGCTGTTTTCACGGATAATATCTAACAATGCTTTTTCAACATCTTTTGCCATTTTAGAAGCATTTCCACAGACATATATTTCAGCTCCTTCTTCTATCCAAGACCATATTTCTTTTCCATTTTCTCTCATTCTATCTTGTATATATATTTTATCCTCTTGATCTTGAGACCAAGCTAAATGCATATTTGTAATTAGTCCTTTTTTTATATATTGCTGCCATTCTGTTTGATATAAAAAATCTTCAGTAAAATTAGGATTTCCAAAAAAAATCCAATTTTTTCCTTTAGATCCATCGTTATCTCTTTGCTGCATAAAAGAACGAAACGGAGCAATTCCAGTTCCTGAACCAATCATTATTATTGGAGTATTTTGATTAATAGGTAATCGAAAATTATTATTAGTTTCAATAAAAATTTTTACTGCGTCATCAGGTTTTAAAAATTGTGAAAGATAACCAGAAGCCCCACCAAAATACAAACAACCAGAAATTAATTTTTTTACAACTCCAACTGTGATGTGAATTTCATCACAAACTTCTGCTTGTGAAGAAGAAATCGAATATAATCTAGGTGTTAATGGACGAAGTAAACTGATCAATTGTTCAATAGATAATTTTGATGGATAATCATTTATCATTTTGATTAAAGGAGTTTGAATAGTATAATTTTGTAAATCAGAATCATTAGATATAATGTTTTTTAAAAATTTATTTTTTGTGAAATTTGTATAATTTTTAACAATATTTTTAGTGTTATTTGTTAATTCAAAATTATTTTGCAAAGCATCAAAAATTGTAATGACATCATTTTTAATTTTAATTTTATCAAACATGCTTATAGAAAGCAATTCTAATATATTTTTTACTAAATTAGCGTCATTTTTATACCAAACACCAAGTGCATCACCAGGAATATAATTAATATTTAAATTGCTGATATCAATTTCAATATGACGAACATCTTTTTTAGAATTACGACCAGTAATTTTTTGATTTGTTAAAATAATAGCTTTAGCAGGTTTTTTTTTTGTATAAAAAGTTTGTAAAATTGCAGGTTTATTTTGTTTTTCTAAACTTAATAAAGAAGATTTAGAATTGATTTCTTTATTATTGATAGATTTTAATAAATCTTGAGACCATTTATTATAATCATCTTCGTATTCAATATCAGCATCAAATCGATCTAATAAAGAATTTCCACCCAATTCTTTGAATCTTTTATCAAAATCCTTGCCTGCTTGACAAAATAAATTATAAGACGTATCTCCTAATCCAAAAACACTATAATATAAATCATTTAAATTAGGCGCTTTTTTTGACGTTATAAATTTGTATAAAGATAATGCTTCTTCTGGCGGTTCACCTTCACCTTGTGTTGAAATAATTAAAATTAATATTTTTTCATCTTTTATTTTTTTAAATTTATAGTCAATTGCATTAACTAAACGACTTTTTTTATTGTTTTTATTGAGATATTCATTAAGACGTTTAGATAATAACTTTGCATTACCAGTTTGAGAAGCAGAAATTATAGTAATAATTTGATCATTTTTATTTGATTCGTCCGTTTTAAGAGATATTGCATCAGATTTTTGATTCGCAATTTTCCAAAAATAACCTGATAACCAAGCACTTTGAATATTAGTACAAGTAATTTCAAGTTGTTTTAAATTATTTAATTGTTCTGAATTCAATGGAAGTAAAAGATCAAACATATTTTGATTTTTCATTGTACTAAATATCCAAATTTTATTACATTAAACACCTAATATTATCAATAAAATATAATTTACAGAAAATGTTAATTTTTCGCTACTAACTAATGACAAAAATAAAATTTTATGTAAAATTATTTTAAAATTTTAGGTAAATTATTGATATAATATCTTAAGAGCAAACATAATATTAAAAAATATTATATATTTTCTATTTCTTTTAATTTTATTTTCGCGTTTTCTATAACACTGTTTGGTAATCCAGATAATGAGGCAACTGATATACCATAACTTTTTTTTGATGTACCATTTTTAATTTTATATAAAAAAGCAATATGAGAATTGCTTTCAATAGCAGTAAAATGAAAATTTTTTACACATTTTTCTATTAATTCTAATTTTGTTAATTCAAAAAAATGTGTAGATAATAATGTCATAGATTTATTTTTATTTATTAAATATTTAGAACATGACCAAGCTAAAGACAATCCCTCATTAGTTGATGTCCCTCTTCCTAATTCATCAATTAAAACTAAACTATTGGATGTTGCATTATGAAGAATATTAGATATTTCCGTCATTTCCATCATAAATGTTGAACATCCATTACTTAAGTCATCTGCAGAACCAATTCTTGTAAAAATCTTATCAATTGAACTAATTAAAGCATATCTAGCAGGAACAAAACTACCAACCCAAGCCATTATTGTAATAAGAGCAATTTGACGTATATAGGTGCTTTTTCCGCCCATATTTGGACCTGTTATAATAAGCATTCTTTGCTTTTTCGATAAAACAATAGAATTGCTTATAAATGGTGTTTTTAAAAAACACTCAACAACTGGATGACGACTATCTAATAAAGAAATACCATATTTCTTACTCATGATAGGACATATGTAGTTTAGTGATATAGAACGTTCAGATAAATTTACTAGTACATCTAGTTCTGATAATGCTAGTGCGCTGTCTTGTAATTGTTCTAAAAAAGGTTCTATAATATTAAAAATTTCTGCGTATAATTTTTTTTCTAGAAATAAAGATTGAATTTCTGAATTTGAAACTTTTTCTTCATATTCTTTTAGTATAGGTATAGTATACCGCTCTGCATTTTTTAATGTTTGTATTCTGATATAATGTTGTGGAACTAAGTGAATATGACGTTTGCTTACTTGAATATAATAACCAATAATTCTATTGAATCGGATCTTAAATGATTCAATCATTAATTTTCTTTTTTCTTTTTCTTCAAAAGTTTTAATATATTGCTTGGAATTTATTTTGATAGATCTCAATTCATCTAGTTGAATATTATATGATGAAGCTATTACATTTCCATCGCGAATTGATGCAGATGGTTTTAAACTAATTGCTTTTTTTAACAAAAACAAAATATCTTTGAAATACCCAATAGAAAAACGTATTTTTTGTATATGTTTTAATTTTATTTTTTTTAATATTAAATGTAAATTAGGTAATATTTCTAATGTAGAACGCATTCGTGTAAAATCATGAGGTGAAGCAGTACGTAAAGATAAACGAGAATAAATCCTTTCTAAATCATTAACTTGACGAAGAATAGGTTGTAGTTCTTTGTAAAAAAATTGTAAAACCTTGACACTTTCATGACGATTTCTAACGATATTGAAATTTTTTAAAGGAGAATTTAACCAACGATTCAACATTCTACTACCCATAGATGTAACTGTTTTATTTAATATTGAAGATAAAGTATTTTTTTTTTCTCCTGAAATATTTTGAGTAATTTCTAAACTTTTACGTGTACTGAAATTCATTAAAATATTATCTTTCATATAATTATATTTTAAATAACGAATATTCGGTAAAACGCTCATATGCATCAATTTAACATATTGAAGCAAACAACCAGCTGCACGTATTATAAAATTATTTTTTTCTATACCAAACCCATTTAAACTATAAGTTTTAAATTGCAAGTTAAGTAACTTATATGATGTTTCTAAATCAAACTCTAATAATGAACGTTTACGAATACATTTTCTATTTTCAATTAAAAAAATATCTGAAAAATTTTCTGGATAGAGTATTTCTTTAGGGTTTGTACGTTCAATTTCTGAAAGCAAATCACTAGCATTAGAAATTTTAGATACACCAAAAAAACCTAAAGAAACATCTAATACAGAATATCCAAATTCATTATCTTCTTTCCAAATAGCGGCTATAAAATTATCTTCATTTTCTTCAAGAAATGCTTCGTCTGTAATAGTTCCAGGAGTAATGACACGAACTATCTTGCGAGAAATTAATTTACTTTTATGATGAGTTTCTTTTTCTTGATCACAGATTGCAATAGATTCACCTAATTTCACTAATTTTGATAAATAATATTGTGATTTATCGCATGGAACTCCAGCCATTGGTATAATCTTATTATTTGAATATCCTTTTTTTGTTAAAGTAATTTTTAATAATTCAGAAATGCGTTCAGCATCTTTATAGAATAACTCGTAAAAATCACCCATTTGATAAAAAAGTAGCATATCAGGATACTGTGATTTTAAAGATAAATACTGTTTTATCATTGGAGTATGATTATCAATATTAATAGTTATTTTTTTTTTCATAATATAAAATTTATCTTTCTCTACTTATATATTCAGTAATATTAAAAGTTATACTAATATAGTATTTTGTGCTTATATATTATATTATTTTAAAGATCACTTTTATTCTTCAAAAAAAATAAAAAACGAATAAAAAAATAAATTAGGTGATCAAAATGAAAAAAATGTTAATTATATTATGGATTCTTATCTTTTCTTGTAATGTTTTTGCTAGTGAATTTAAAAACGGAAAAGAATATACCACAAAAAATAAAATTATATCTGATGTCCCTAATATAATGGATTTTTTTTCATTTTTTTGTCCATATTGCTATGAGTTTGAAAAAACACATAATACAAGATATTTAATTAAAAATAATGTAAAAAAAAATGTAAGTGTTCAAATATATCATGTGAATTTTTTAGGAGGAACATTAAGCTCCATATTAACAAAATCTTGGATAATAGCACAACAAATTGGGATTGAAAAAAAAATTATTCTACCTATTTTCGAAGGAATTCAAAAAACTCATACAATTAATAATCTGAATAATATAAAAAAAATATTTGAAAAAGAAGCAGGAGTAAATGAAAGTACATTTAATAATTTTTGGAATAGCTTAACACTTAAAATATTGGTGCAAAAACAAAACCAAGATATCAAAAAATTTAACTTAGAACATATTCCAACAATGCTTATTAACGGAAAATACATAATTGATTATTCAAACATAGAAGAAATATTTAAAGATAGTTTTTCTCAAAAATATATTAAACTAATTCAATTTTTGCTAAATAAAAAATAATGTTTTTATGTAATTAATATATCTACAATATTAAAATATAAAGAGAAAATATGAATCAAAAAAAAAATGAACCCGTTATTATAATCGATGGAAGTTTATATTTATATTCATCTTATTATGGTTTTCCCCATTTTAAAAATACTTTAGGAGAACCATTTGGAGCGATATATGGAATGTTAAAAATGATAGATAACATCTTGAAAAAATATCCAAATTCAAAAAAAATTATCATTATATTTGATTCTTCTAAAAAAACATTTAGAAATAAATTATTTAAAGAATATAAAAAAAACAGATCACCTATGCCTAATTCACTATATATTCAAATTCAACCTCTTTTTGAAATACTGAAAAAAATTGGCATTAAAATATTAACTATCCCAGGAATAGAAGCAGATGATATTATTGGTAGTTTAGCTTGTCAATTAGAAGAAACAGGAAATAAGATATTAATTATAAGTCATGATAAAGATATGCTTCAACTTGTAACAAAAAACATTAACATATTCAACAAAAAAAATAATTGTATTATTACACCAGAAGCAATAAAAGAACAATATGGCATTAAACCCAAGGAATTTATTGATTTTTTAGCTTTGATGGGAGATGTTTCTGATAATATTCCAGGAGTTCCTAAAATAGGAATTAAAACCGCGTTGTCTTTGCTAAATAAATTTTCTAATATTAAAAATATTTACAATAATATTGAAAAAATAAAATTTTTACCATTTCGAAATGCTAAGAATGTTGCAATTCAACTAAAAAATAATAAAGAAATAGCTTTTCTTTCATATGAATTAGCAGCAATAAAATTAGATATTCCAATTAATATAAATTTAAAAGAAATGATTTTGAGTAAATATTGTTCTAAAAATACATTTCAAATTTTTAAACATTATATTTTCAAATCAAAAATAAATGAAACATTTTTATAAAATTATATTAATAATATTTTGTTTATTATGTAGACATCATTATTTATTTAAAATAGTATACTTGTTATACCAATCATTTAAAATAGATTTCAATTTTTGAATACCAATCTTTTTATAAGATGAAAATAACAAAATTTCAAAAGAATCTAAGAAAAAACTTAATTTCTTTCGTACTGTATTAACTTGAATATTTTGTTGACTTATTGTCATTTTTTCACATTTAGTTAACAATATTAAAATAGAAACTTTTTTATGCAAAGCTATATTGATTATCTTTTGATCGAGTTTTTTTAATGGATATCTAATATCCATGAGAAATACAAAACCTTTTATTTGATTTCTTTGTTCTAGATAATCATATAATACTTTTTGCCATTTTCTTCTAATTAAAAAAGGGGCTTTTGCATAACCATATCCAGGAAGATCAGCTATTCTTAGATCCGAAACTACTTTAAAAAAATTAATTAATTGTGTTCTTCCGGGAGTTTTACTAAAACGAGCTAATTTTTTTTGATTAGTTAGTGTATTAATAGCACTAGATTTTCCTGAATTAGAATAACCAATAAATGCAATTTCAATACCGTCTTGAATTTCTATATCAGTTATTTTTGAATAGCTTTTCAAAAAACTTGTTTTATTATAATCTAACATGTTCAAAATTTACTCCTTTTTATGAAATCCATGAAGAATTGTCTAAATAAAATTCCATTATTTTTACATAAAAGAAAATATTTTTTACACATATTTATAAAAATTAGCATATCAATAATATTCCTCAAATCTCGTCTTATAATTCTATCTAAAACCAGTCTGTAATACATCTAAATTATTACTATTTTTGAAAGGAAAAAAAATGCATCACAATATAAGAAATATTGCCATTATAGCACATGTTGATCATGGAAAAACTACATTACTTGATAAACTATTACAACAATCAGGAACATTTCAAGAACATGAAGAAAAAACTGAAAGAATTATGGATTCTAATGATTTAGAAAAAGAACGAGGTATTACAATTTTATCTAAGAATACTTCTATAAAATGGAAAAATTATAAAATAAATATAGTAGATACTCCTGGACATGCTGATTTTGGTGGTGAAGTAGAACGTGTGATGTCTATGGTAGATTCGGTACTGCTAGTAGTAGATGCTTTAGATGGACCAATGCCACAAACAAGATTTGTCACTAAAAAAGCATTTAAATATGGTCTAAACCCTATAGTGGTTATTAATAAAATTGATAGAATCAATTCTCGTCCTGACTGGGTAGTAGATCAAGTTTTTGATCTTTTTGTTAATCTTGATGCAAATGATCAGCAACTTGATTTTCCTATTATTTATACATCTGCTATTCTTGGAACTTCAGGAAAAGATTATCTAAAGATGGAAAATAATATGATTCCATTATATGAATCTATCATTAAAAATGCTCCCGCTCCTAATGTTGATCCTGATCAAAAATTTCAAATGCAAGTCTCCCAACTTGATTATAATAATTATTTAGGAGTTATAGGAGTTGGTCGTATTAAACAAGGATCAATAAAACCCAATGATCCAGTAACTATTATTGATAGCTCTGGAAAAAATCGAAATGGAAAAATCAATAAAGTTTTAAATTATTTTGGATTAAAAAGAATAGAAACAAATCAAGGCAATGCCGGAGACATAATTGCTATTACAGGTCTTAATAAATTAAAAATTTCTGACACAATTTGTCATCCAGATAATTTACAATCTCTACCGGCATTAAGTATAGACCAACCAACAGTAAATATGTTTTTTTCAGTAAATACTTCACCTTTTTCAGGAAAGGAAGGAAAATATATTACATCTCGTCAAATTTTAGAACGATTAAAAAAAGAAACTTTACATAATGTTGCATTACAAATAAAAGAAACTAAAGATGCAAATATTTTTTCTGTCTCTGGACGAGGCGAATTACATTTATCTATATTGATTGAAAATATGCGTCGTGAAGGATTTGAGTTAGAAGTTTCTCGCCCTAAAATCATTTTTCGTGAAATTGATGGAATTAAAAAAGAACCATTTGAAAATGTAACTTTAGATATTGAAGAAAAAAATCAAGGAAGTGTTATGCAGTTTATAGGTACAAGAAAAGGTGAATTAAAAAATATGATTATGGATTCAAAAGGAAGAGTACGACTCGAGTATATATTATCTAGTAGAGCATTAATTGGTTTTCGTGGAGAATTTATGAGTATAACTTCTGGAACAGGACTCTGTTATTCATCTTTTAGTCACTATGATCATCTTCAAAATAATAATATTGGGCAAAGAAAAAATGGAGTTTTAATATCTAATAGCATGGGCATGGCAGTTGGTTTTTCTTTGTTTAATTTACAAGAAAGAGGAAAGTTATTTATAGGACATGGTGCTCAAGTCTATGAAGGACAAATAATAGGATTACATAATCGTTCTAATGATTTAACAGTTAACTGCTTAACTGGAAAAAAATTAACTAACATGAGAGCTTCTGGAACGGATGAAGCCATAGTTTTAACAACAGCTATTAATTTGACTTTAGAAGAAGCAATAGGATTTATCAATGATGATGAACTTGTAGAAGTTACACCTCATTCTATACGATTACGTAAATTTTATTTAAAAGAAAATGAAAGAAAAAGAGCTCATCGAAACAAAAATATTAATTTTAAATAAAAAATATAAATTAAAAAAATAAAAATATTTAATATTGTCTTTTGAATTATATAATTCTATTTGTTCAATAGAATTATATAAAAGTATTTGTATAAATTATTTAATATTTTTCTGTAATTAACGTTTTAATAAATTAGAAATTAATAAGTTATATTTATTTTTTTGATGAAATAAACATAGATGTTCAGCAGTGATAATTGTTGTTAAATCATTTACTGCTTGTTTGAAATCGTCATTAATAATCAAATAGTCATATTCTGAATAATGTTGCATTTCATCTACTGCTTTTTCCATCCTTTTTGCAATTACTATATCACTATCTTGACCTCTTTCTCTTAATCTTTTGTATAATGTATCTTTAGATGGAGGTAGCAAAAAAATACTTTTTGATTCTGGCATTTTATATTTAATTTGTTTGGCTCCTTGCCAATCAATATCAAGAAAAACATCAATTCCAGAATATAACATTCGTTCAATAGATTGACGCGAAGTGCCATAATAATTACTAAAAACTTTTGCATATTCCAAAAAAGATTCCTGTTTAATCATAATTTGAAATTCTTTTTTTGATACAAAATAATAATGTTTCCCATGCAATTCACCGGGTCGTATAATTCGAGTAGTATGAGAAATAGATACTTGAATGTTATACAAATTTTTTGATTTTAACAATCCTTGAATTAAACTTGATTTTCCTGTTCCGCTCGGAGCTGAAATAATAAAAAGAATACCTTGAGACATGATATTTTTAAAGTATAGTTTCGCCTGAAATTTTATAAAAAATAAATATTTTTTCTTAATGGAATAAAAAATAAATGTCGTGTTTTTTAAAAATAAAATATATAAATAAAAAAACAATTTTTATGTAACTATCTAATTTTTTATCAAAAAAATATTT encodes:
- the yihA gene encoding ribosome biogenesis GTP-binding protein YihA/YsxC; the encoded protein is MNMLDYNKTSFLKSYSKITDIEIQDGIEIAFIGYSNSGKSSAINTLTNQKKLARFSKTPGRTQLINFFKVVSDLRIADLPGYGYAKAPFLIRRKWQKVLYDYLEQRNQIKGFVFLMDIRYPLKKLDQKIINIALHKKVSILILLTKCEKMTISQQNIQVNTVRKKLSFFLDSFEILLFSSYKKIGIQKLKSILNDWYNKYTILNK
- a CDS encoding assimilatory sulfite reductase (NADPH) flavoprotein subunit, with product MKNQNMFDLLLPLNSEQLNNLKQLEITCTNIQSAWLSGYFWKIANQKSDAISLKTDESNKNDQIITIISASQTGNAKLLSKRLNEYLNKNNKKSRLVNAIDYKFKKIKDEKILILIISTQGEGEPPEEALSLYKFITSKKAPNLNDLYYSVFGLGDTSYNLFCQAGKDFDKRFKELGGNSLLDRFDADIEYEDDYNKWSQDLLKSINNKEINSKSSLLSLEKQNKPAILQTFYTKKKPAKAIILTNQKITGRNSKKDVRHIEIDISNLNINYIPGDALGVWYKNDANLVKNILELLSISMFDKIKIKNDVITIFDALQNNFELTNNTKNIVKNYTNFTKNKFLKNIISNDSDLQNYTIQTPLIKMINDYPSKLSIEQLISLLRPLTPRLYSISSSQAEVCDEIHITVGVVKKLISGCLYFGGASGYLSQFLKPDDAVKIFIETNNNFRLPINQNTPIIMIGSGTGIAPFRSFMQQRDNDGSKGKNWIFFGNPNFTEDFLYQTEWQQYIKKGLITNMHLAWSQDQEDKIYIQDRMRENGKEIWSWIEEGAEIYVCGNASKMAKDVEKALLDIIRENSGLNLENTHEFLNNLRFKKRYKRDVY
- the cysI gene encoding assimilatory sulfite reductase (NADPH) hemoprotein subunit; translation: MKKNYNKTVLEKKLTDAERIKKNSNYLRGTIIDDLKNEITNGFSGDNFSLIRFHGMYQQDDRDLRVERHQQKLEPRHAMMLRCRLPGGVIKAKKWLKIDHFASKYTLYGTIRLTNRQTFQFHGILKKKLKDVHKMLHNIGLDSLATANDVNRNVLCTSNPMESLIHQQAYEWAQKISNFLLPHTKAYAEIWLDQKKIITTDKEPILGQTYLPRKFKTTVAIPPYNDVDLYANDMNFVVIAKNEKIIGFNVLIGGGLSFIHGNQKTWPFLATEIGYISVEKTLSVAEAIVTTQRDWGNRADRANAKTRYTINNFSLDSFKKEIEKRANIIFEPIRDYNFISRGDRFGWIKDVNNNWSLTLFIQNGRIYDNDNKLLKSGLLKIANIHDGNFRITSNQNIIVSEVSEKHKSEIEKIAVSYGLISKISNLRQNSMACVSFPTCPLAMAEAERMLSFFITQLEKIMLKYSLEKEIIILRVSGCPNGCGRSLLAEIGLIGKSIGRYNLYIGGNRIGSRIAKIYKENITEKEILIHLKDLIKIWSYERTKQEDFGDFVIRKNFVKEIINPIYDFWS
- a CDS encoding DsbA family protein, with translation MKKMLIILWILIFSCNVFASEFKNGKEYTTKNKIISDVPNIMDFFSFFCPYCYEFEKTHNTRYLIKNNVKKNVSVQIYHVNFLGGTLSSILTKSWIIAQQIGIEKKIILPIFEGIQKTHTINNLNNIKKIFEKEAGVNESTFNNFWNSLTLKILVQKQNQDIKKFNLEHIPTMLINGKYIIDYSNIEEIFKDSFSQKYIKLIQFLLNKK
- a CDS encoding phosphoadenylyl-sulfate reductase → MSIFKTENINLLNPQKQNKILSESNILISNYSAEERISWALRNLPHIHIMSSSFGIQSVVLLNLITKQKPDIPVVLIDTGYLFPETYQFIDILTNKFNLNLKVFRSRISPAWQEARYGKLWKKGIEGINFYNNINKVQPMNFALNELSVQTWFSGLRHDQSKSRNSLAYLSIQKGVFKILPILDWSNNKIKNYLKENNLDIHPLYKKGYLSVGDTHTTKKHVPGMLEEETRFFGLKRECGLHEN
- a CDS encoding 5'-3' exonuclease; translated protein: MNQKKNEPVIIIDGSLYLYSSYYGFPHFKNTLGEPFGAIYGMLKMIDNILKKYPNSKKIIIIFDSSKKTFRNKLFKEYKKNRSPMPNSLYIQIQPLFEILKKIGIKILTIPGIEADDIIGSLACQLEETGNKILIISHDKDMLQLVTKNINIFNKKNNCIITPEAIKEQYGIKPKEFIDFLALMGDVSDNIPGVPKIGIKTALSLLNKFSNIKNIYNNIEKIKFLPFRNAKNVAIQLKNNKEIAFLSYELAAIKLDIPININLKEMILSKYCSKNTFQIFKHYIFKSKINETFL
- the mutS gene encoding DNA mismatch repair protein MutS, which produces MKKKITINIDNHTPMIKQYLSLKSQYPDMLLFYQMGDFYELFYKDAERISELLKITLTKKGYSNNKIIPMAGVPCDKSQYYLSKLVKLGESIAICDQEKETHHKSKLISRKIVRVITPGTITDEAFLEENEDNFIAAIWKEDNEFGYSVLDVSLGFFGVSKISNASDLLSEIERTNPKEILYPENFSDIFLIENRKCIRKRSLLEFDLETSYKLLNLQFKTYSLNGFGIEKNNFIIRAAGCLLQYVKLMHMSVLPNIRYLKYNYMKDNILMNFSTRKSLEITQNISGEKKNTLSSILNKTVTSMGSRMLNRWLNSPLKNFNIVRNRHESVKVLQFFYKELQPILRQVNDLERIYSRLSLRTASPHDFTRMRSTLEILPNLHLILKKIKLKHIQKIRFSIGYFKDILFLLKKAISLKPSASIRDGNVIASSYNIQLDELRSIKINSKQYIKTFEEKEKRKLMIESFKIRFNRIIGYYIQVSKRHIHLVPQHYIRIQTLKNAERYTIPILKEYEEKVSNSEIQSLFLEKKLYAEIFNIIEPFLEQLQDSALALSELDVLVNLSERSISLNYICPIMSKKYGISLLDSRHPVVECFLKTPFISNSIVLSKKQRMLIITGPNMGGKSTYIRQIALITIMAWVGSFVPARYALISSIDKIFTRIGSADDLSNGCSTFMMEMTEISNILHNATSNSLVLIDELGRGTSTNEGLSLAWSCSKYLINKNKSMTLLSTHFFELTKLELIEKCVKNFHFTAIESNSHIAFLYKIKNGTSKKSYGISVASLSGLPNSVIENAKIKLKEIENI